From one Bacteroides fragilis NCTC 9343 genomic stretch:
- a CDS encoding acyl-CoA carboxylase subunit beta — protein sequence MKELINRLEELNRQAEKGGGDARIEKQHSVGKLTARERIDLLLEKGSFIELDKLVTHRCTDFGMEKQKISGDGVVTGYGMIGKRLVYVFAQDFTVFGGALSETYAKKICKVMDMAMQMGAPIIGLNDSGGARIQEGVRSLAGYAEIFLRNSLASGVIPQISAIMGPCAGGAVYSPALTDFILMVKNSGYMFITGPDVVKSVTQEEVSKEDLGGADVHTMKSGVAHLSAENDIECINYIRELISYLPGNNMEEPPFVATTDSPTRLTPELSDLVPTNPNQPYDMKEMIRAVADDNSFFELQEEFARNIVIGYIRLNGKTIGVVANQPLALAGTLDINASVKAARFVRFCDAFNIPLLTLVDVPGFLPGVDQEYGGIIRNGAKLLYAYCEATVPKVTVIARKAYGGAYDVMSSKHIRGDVNLAYPTAEIAVMGPDGAVNILFHKEIDKAADTEARRKELQDDYRSKFANPYRAAELGYVDEVIDPAITRMRLIRSFEMLANKRQSNPPKKHSNLPL from the coding sequence ATGAAAGAGCTTATCAATCGCCTGGAAGAGTTGAACAGGCAAGCCGAAAAAGGTGGTGGAGACGCCCGTATCGAGAAACAACATTCTGTCGGAAAATTGACGGCACGTGAACGTATCGACCTGCTTCTGGAGAAAGGATCGTTTATTGAACTCGATAAACTGGTGACCCATCGTTGTACGGATTTCGGTATGGAGAAACAGAAAATATCCGGTGATGGAGTTGTAACCGGATATGGTATGATCGGCAAACGGCTTGTGTATGTTTTTGCTCAGGACTTCACCGTTTTTGGCGGTGCATTGTCCGAAACGTATGCCAAGAAGATTTGTAAGGTGATGGATATGGCTATGCAGATGGGAGCACCCATCATCGGGCTGAACGATTCGGGAGGAGCCCGTATTCAGGAGGGAGTCCGTTCGCTGGCCGGTTATGCGGAGATATTCCTGCGTAATTCTTTGGCTTCCGGTGTCATCCCTCAGATCAGTGCCATCATGGGTCCGTGTGCGGGTGGGGCGGTCTATTCGCCTGCATTGACCGATTTTATCCTGATGGTGAAAAATTCCGGTTATATGTTTATCACCGGTCCCGATGTGGTGAAGAGCGTGACACAGGAAGAAGTCAGCAAAGAAGATCTGGGAGGGGCGGATGTCCATACCATGAAGTCGGGGGTGGCACACCTCTCTGCCGAAAATGATATTGAATGCATCAATTACATTCGTGAACTGATTTCTTATCTGCCCGGAAATAATATGGAAGAGCCTCCGTTTGTTGCTACTACCGATTCTCCGACGAGGCTTACGCCCGAACTGTCGGATCTGGTGCCTACCAATCCTAATCAGCCGTATGATATGAAAGAGATGATCCGTGCAGTGGCGGACGATAACAGTTTCTTTGAATTGCAGGAAGAGTTTGCCCGTAACATCGTTATCGGTTATATTCGCCTGAACGGGAAGACGATAGGGGTGGTGGCCAATCAGCCGTTGGCATTGGCCGGAACGCTCGATATCAATGCCTCTGTTAAGGCAGCCCGTTTTGTCCGTTTCTGCGATGCGTTCAATATTCCATTGCTCACACTGGTAGATGTACCGGGATTCCTTCCGGGGGTAGATCAGGAGTATGGCGGCATCATCCGCAACGGTGCCAAGTTGCTTTATGCCTATTGTGAAGCTACGGTGCCGAAGGTTACGGTGATTGCCCGTAAAGCTTATGGCGGAGCTTATGATGTAATGAGTTCCAAGCACATCAGGGGAGATGTGAATCTGGCTTATCCCACTGCCGAAATAGCCGTGATGGGCCCCGATGGAGCGGTGAACATTCTTTTCCATAAAGAGATTGACAAAGCTGCCGACACCGAAGCCAGGCGTAAAGAGTTGCAGGATGACTATCGCAGCAAGTTTGCCAACCCCTACCGGGCTGCCGAGTTGGGCTACGTGGACGAGGTGATCGATCCGGCCATAACCCGTATGCGCCTGATACGCAGTTTTGAGATGCTTGCCAACAAGCGGCAGTCTAATCCGCCTAAGAAACATTCAAATCTTCCACTTTAA
- a CDS encoding metal-dependent hydrolase family protein, whose translation MDNSILINNVQIFDGSSEQTGRGNVLVVNSRIKTVSESPIPTDGIPNVTILDGKGKFLIPGLIDAHWHAYMSCNTMMDLLTADTAYTQFKAGQEARATLLRGFTTIRDAGGPVFGLKRAIDEGILSGPRIYPSGSLISQTGGHGDFRAVYDEPRPFDCCGLTHTEKMGAAIIADGIDAVTVAARNNLRLGASQIKLMTGGGVASLYDRLEDTQFFEEEIHAAVKAAEDAGTYVMVHVYVPRAIQRAIHAGVKSIEHGHLIDEPTMQLIAEKEIWLSMQPFTLGDNQFPTKEQQEKHALVVQGTDQTYQLAKKYNVKLAWGTDLLFNPANTKNQNQGILKLRQWFSNFEILKMVTHDNAELLALSGARNPYPGKLGVIEEDAWADLILVDGDVLKDITLLGDPEKNFIMIMKGGEIYKNRV comes from the coding sequence ATGGACAATAGTATTTTAATCAATAACGTTCAAATTTTCGATGGAAGCAGCGAACAGACCGGCCGGGGAAATGTGCTGGTGGTAAACAGCCGGATTAAAACCGTTTCAGAAAGTCCGATCCCTACGGACGGAATTCCCAATGTTACCATTCTTGACGGAAAGGGAAAATTCCTGATACCCGGACTAATCGACGCACACTGGCATGCTTATATGTCATGCAATACGATGATGGATCTGCTTACTGCAGACACCGCTTATACGCAGTTCAAAGCCGGACAAGAAGCTCGAGCTACCCTACTCCGCGGCTTCACAACCATCCGGGATGCAGGTGGTCCGGTCTTCGGGCTTAAACGGGCCATCGACGAAGGAATCCTTTCCGGACCACGCATTTATCCCAGTGGCTCTCTTATCTCCCAGACAGGAGGGCATGGAGATTTCCGGGCGGTATATGACGAACCCCGTCCCTTTGACTGTTGCGGACTGACGCATACCGAAAAGATGGGAGCTGCCATTATCGCCGACGGAATAGACGCCGTGACCGTCGCCGCACGCAATAATCTCCGCCTGGGAGCCAGCCAGATTAAATTGATGACAGGCGGCGGGGTAGCTTCCTTGTATGATCGGTTGGAAGATACACAGTTCTTCGAGGAAGAGATTCATGCTGCCGTTAAAGCGGCGGAAGATGCAGGAACATACGTAATGGTGCATGTCTATGTGCCCAGAGCTATTCAACGAGCTATCCATGCAGGTGTAAAAAGCATTGAGCACGGCCATCTGATTGACGAACCCACCATGCAGCTGATCGCAGAGAAAGAGATATGGCTCAGTATGCAACCCTTCACTTTAGGAGATAATCAATTCCCGACAAAAGAACAACAGGAGAAGCATGCCTTGGTAGTTCAAGGTACGGACCAAACCTATCAACTGGCAAAGAAATACAACGTCAAGCTGGCATGGGGAACAGATTTACTGTTCAATCCTGCCAACACGAAGAATCAGAATCAGGGAATCCTTAAATTAAGACAATGGTTCAGTAACTTTGAAATTCTCAAGATGGTAACACATGATAATGCGGAATTGCTGGCTCTGTCCGGTGCACGAAATCCCTATCCCGGGAAATTGGGTGTTATAGAAGAAGATGCCTGGGCAGACTTAATTCTGGTAGATGGAGACGTACTGAAAGACATTACCCTATTGGGAGATCCGGAAAAGAATTTCATAATGATCATGAAAGGAGGAGAAATATACAAGAATAGAGTCTGA
- a CDS encoding biotin/lipoyl-containing protein has protein sequence MTTILATYYAKIQDVPDSEYKVEILEDGPVKKVAVNGKVYDVDYNVGGDSIYSIIINHHSHGVQISPTSHSSYTIMNKGELYQIELKGELEKIHNARSGADAVGRQVVVAPMPGVILKTYVRKGDEVKKGDPLCVLVAMKMENEIRSVADGVVKEIFVEENTKVGLNDRIMVVE, from the coding sequence ATGACAACAATATTAGCAACTTATTATGCCAAAATACAGGATGTGCCCGACAGCGAGTATAAAGTGGAGATTCTGGAAGACGGGCCGGTGAAGAAAGTGGCTGTTAACGGGAAAGTGTATGATGTGGACTACAACGTAGGGGGTGACTCTATCTATTCCATTATCATCAATCATCATTCGCACGGAGTACAGATATCTCCGACTTCCCATTCCTCTTATACCATTATGAATAAGGGGGAACTTTATCAGATCGAGCTGAAAGGAGAACTCGAGAAGATACATAATGCCCGTAGCGGAGCAGATGCCGTAGGGCGTCAGGTAGTTGTAGCTCCCATGCCGGGCGTTATCCTGAAAACTTACGTCAGGAAGGGAGATGAAGTGAAGAAGGGTGATCCGCTGTGCGTACTGGTTGCCATGAAGATGGAAAACGAAATTCGTTCGGTGGCCGATGGGGTGGTGAAAGAGATTTTTGTGGAGGAGAATACGAAAGTGGGGCTGAACGACCGTATCATGGTGGTTGAGTAG
- the accC gene encoding acetyl-CoA carboxylase biotin carboxylase subunit, whose amino-acid sequence MIKKILVANRGEIAMRIFRTCRVMNIATVAIYTRVDRGALHVRYAEEAYCISDSPEDTSYLKPEKILQIAKKTGAAIHPGYGFLSENADFARRCEEEGVIFIGPSADIIARMGIKTEARRIMREAGLPIVPGTEDPMKGIAEAKKVAAEVGYPIMLKALAGGGGKGMRLVRSEEEMETALRLSQSEAGTSFGNDAVYIEKYIENPHHIEVQILGDKYGNVIHLYERECSIQRRNQKVIEESPSPFVKPETRAKMLKVAVEACKRINYYSAGTLEFMMDKDQNFYFLEMNTRLQVEHPVTEECTGVDLVRDMILVAAGNRLPYRQEDVEFRGAAIECRIYAEDPENNFMPSPGVITVREAPEGRNVRLDSAAYAGFEVSLHYDPMIAKLCCWGRNRDSAISNMARALREYKILGIKTTIPFHQRVLKNAAFLKGEYDTTFIDTRFDKEDLKRRQNTDPTVAVIAAALKHYEEEKEAASRATTLPVVGDSLWKYYGKLQMTANNY is encoded by the coding sequence ATGATAAAAAAGATATTAGTTGCGAATCGTGGCGAAATAGCCATGCGTATTTTCCGTACCTGCCGGGTAATGAATATTGCCACAGTGGCTATCTACACCCGGGTAGATCGGGGTGCCTTGCATGTGCGTTATGCCGAAGAGGCTTATTGTATTTCCGATTCTCCGGAAGATACGTCTTATCTGAAACCGGAAAAGATTCTGCAAATAGCCAAAAAGACAGGAGCTGCCATCCATCCGGGATATGGCTTTCTGTCTGAGAATGCGGACTTCGCCCGTCGTTGTGAGGAAGAAGGGGTAATCTTTATTGGTCCGAGTGCCGATATTATTGCCCGAATGGGTATCAAGACTGAGGCCCGCCGGATTATGCGTGAAGCCGGTTTACCGATCGTACCGGGCACGGAAGATCCGATGAAAGGCATTGCCGAAGCCAAAAAGGTGGCTGCCGAAGTAGGCTATCCCATCATGCTGAAAGCACTGGCCGGGGGTGGTGGAAAAGGTATGCGTCTGGTACGCAGTGAAGAAGAAATGGAGACGGCATTGCGCCTTTCACAGTCTGAAGCCGGAACGTCGTTTGGCAACGATGCTGTTTATATTGAAAAATATATCGAGAATCCCCATCACATCGAAGTACAGATACTGGGAGATAAATATGGAAATGTAATTCATCTTTATGAACGGGAATGTTCCATTCAGCGACGCAATCAGAAAGTAATTGAAGAATCGCCTTCTCCTTTTGTGAAGCCCGAAACACGTGCCAAGATGCTGAAGGTTGCAGTGGAGGCCTGTAAGCGGATTAATTATTACAGTGCCGGAACGCTGGAGTTCATGATGGATAAAGACCAGAATTTTTATTTTCTGGAAATGAATACTCGCCTGCAGGTGGAACATCCGGTGACGGAAGAGTGTACCGGGGTCGATCTGGTACGCGACATGATACTGGTAGCTGCCGGCAATCGTCTGCCTTACAGGCAAGAAGATGTCGAGTTCCGGGGAGCTGCCATTGAATGTCGCATTTATGCCGAAGATCCCGAGAATAACTTCATGCCTTCGCCCGGGGTGATAACCGTTCGTGAAGCTCCCGAAGGACGTAATGTCCGTTTGGACAGTGCGGCTTATGCGGGATTTGAGGTTTCGCTGCATTATGATCCGATGATTGCAAAGCTCTGTTGTTGGGGACGTAATCGTGATTCGGCTATTTCGAACATGGCCCGTGCGTTGCGCGAATATAAGATTCTGGGTATCAAGACTACGATTCCTTTCCATCAGCGTGTGTTGAAGAATGCGGCTTTCCTGAAAGGAGAGTACGATACTACCTTTATCGATACGCGCTTCGATAAGGAAGACCTGAAACGCAGGCAGAATACCGATCCGACAGTAGCGGTGATTGCTGCTGCGCTGAAACATTACGAAGAAGAGAAAGAGGCTGCTTCACGCGCCACTACGCTTCCGGTAGTAGGAGATTCGCTTTGGAAATATTACGGCAAGTTGCAAATGACTGCCAATAACTATTAA